A genomic segment from Methanoplanus limicola DSM 2279 encodes:
- a CDS encoding type I restriction endonuclease subunit R has protein sequence MLLSAGWVVQDRDDINLGAGVGVAVREFHLSSGFADYLLFVNRKKVGVIEAKKKGATLSGVSDQSDKYLKGAVSGIPNKFDFLPFGYESTGKETFFRDMRDPEPRSRRVYSFFRPETLLEWSKQDMTLRGRMKEFPPLVTKGLRECQVEAITSLERSFAGDHPRSLIQMATGSGKTFTAVSFIYRLIKHCNAGRVLFLVDRTSLGTQTFKEFQKYETPDDGRKFTELYNVQHLSGQKIDPVSRVCISTIQRLYSILSGEEDYSPEDDEMSLFESGFYGRKMEVVYNPEVPVETFDFIVTDECHRSIYNLWSQVLEYFDAHLIGLTATPSAQTLGFFNKNLVMEYGTERAIADGVNVGFDVFRIVTGITKNGSTVDSDFWVEKRDKLSRERRWELLDEELSYTGNQLDRDVVSADQIRTVVRTFREHLFTSLFPGRNEVPKTLIFAKNDSHAEDIVEIVREEFERGNDFCKKITYRTGRKPDDMIREFRGSYNPRIAVTVDMVSTGVDIKPLECLVFMRDVKSQVYFEQMLGRGTRTVELTELHQVTSDAPAKDRFIVVDAVGVCESSKSPLVVVDKKPSVSFKKLLESVASGNYDTDTVSTLATRLARLDRKIGDKEREEIFDSAGMPLSGIVNDLYSSLDPDEIEGAAKEMFSTKSPGYDELSEAGFELKSLACRPFDSPNFRRLLLDMKTRSEQVIDRVSEDSLLEAGFSTDASERAILTVANFRKFIEENRDSVTALQIIYSRPHKERHLTFEQIKELSEILSEPPYGFTPDNVWAAYEKVEKDRVRGANPHRMLTDIISLVRFTIGSDYYLEPFSETVEHRFERWIKERESAYAKGSTNDSDTNTTGNKSHTINNTNKTNETNRSGKFTPEQMEWLNIIKDHISTSISISPDDFEYNQRLIQKGGLISAYRAFGDDLNTIMAELNEALTV, from the coding sequence ATGCTTCTGTCTGCAGGATGGGTTGTCCAGGACAGGGACGATATAAACCTTGGTGCAGGTGTCGGGGTTGCAGTCCGGGAATTTCATCTCAGTTCCGGTTTTGCTGATTATCTTTTATTTGTGAACCGGAAAAAAGTCGGGGTTATTGAGGCTAAGAAGAAGGGTGCTACTCTTAGTGGTGTGTCTGATCAGTCTGATAAGTACCTGAAAGGTGCAGTGTCGGGTATCCCAAATAAGTTTGATTTCCTGCCTTTTGGCTATGAGAGCACAGGAAAGGAGACTTTTTTCAGGGATATGAGAGACCCGGAACCGAGGTCCAGGCGTGTTTACAGTTTTTTCCGCCCGGAAACTTTACTTGAATGGTCTAAGCAGGATATGACCCTCAGGGGCAGGATGAAGGAGTTTCCGCCTCTTGTTACAAAAGGGCTTCGTGAGTGCCAGGTGGAAGCCATAACAAGTCTTGAGCGTTCTTTTGCAGGAGATCACCCCCGGTCCCTTATTCAGATGGCTACCGGTTCAGGGAAGACTTTTACCGCTGTATCCTTTATTTACCGGCTGATTAAGCACTGCAATGCAGGGCGTGTTCTTTTTCTTGTTGACCGGACGAGTCTCGGCACTCAGACTTTTAAGGAGTTTCAGAAGTATGAAACTCCGGATGATGGGAGAAAGTTTACCGAGCTTTACAATGTTCAGCATCTTTCCGGGCAGAAAATAGATCCAGTATCAAGGGTCTGTATTTCAACGATTCAGAGGCTTTATTCCATTCTGAGCGGTGAGGAGGATTACAGCCCGGAAGATGATGAGATGTCGCTTTTTGAATCCGGTTTTTACGGAAGGAAGATGGAGGTTGTTTATAATCCGGAAGTTCCGGTTGAGACATTTGATTTCATTGTTACGGACGAGTGCCACCGTTCGATATACAATCTCTGGAGTCAGGTGCTTGAGTATTTTGATGCACATTTGATAGGGCTTACTGCGACTCCTTCTGCACAGACTCTCGGTTTTTTCAATAAAAATCTGGTTATGGAGTACGGCACTGAGAGGGCTATTGCAGACGGGGTTAATGTCGGTTTTGATGTGTTCAGGATTGTTACCGGGATTACAAAAAACGGAAGCACGGTTGATTCTGATTTCTGGGTTGAGAAGCGGGATAAGCTTTCAAGGGAGAGGAGATGGGAACTTCTTGATGAGGAGTTATCCTATACCGGTAATCAGCTTGACCGTGATGTCGTATCGGCGGACCAGATTAGAACTGTTGTCAGGACGTTTAGGGAGCACCTTTTCACATCTCTTTTTCCGGGGAGGAATGAGGTGCCGAAGACTCTCATCTTTGCGAAGAATGATTCCCATGCAGAGGATATTGTCGAGATTGTGAGGGAGGAGTTTGAGCGTGGAAATGACTTTTGCAAGAAGATTACCTACAGGACCGGCAGGAAACCGGATGATATGATCCGGGAGTTTAGGGGTTCGTATAATCCGAGGATTGCTGTTACTGTGGATATGGTGTCAACCGGAGTTGATATTAAGCCGCTTGAGTGCCTTGTTTTTATGAGGGATGTCAAATCCCAGGTCTATTTTGAGCAGATGCTTGGCCGTGGGACAAGGACGGTTGAGCTGACTGAGCTTCATCAGGTAACTTCGGATGCACCGGCGAAGGACCGGTTTATTGTGGTCGATGCCGTTGGTGTCTGTGAGTCATCGAAGAGTCCGCTTGTTGTTGTGGATAAGAAGCCCTCAGTTTCGTTTAAGAAGCTTTTGGAGTCGGTTGCTTCCGGGAATTATGATACTGATACGGTTTCAACGCTTGCGACAAGGCTTGCCCGTCTTGACAGGAAGATTGGGGATAAGGAGCGTGAGGAGATCTTTGACTCTGCCGGTATGCCGCTTTCAGGGATTGTGAATGATCTTTACAGTTCCCTTGATCCCGATGAGATTGAGGGTGCTGCAAAGGAGATGTTTTCAACTAAAAGTCCGGGTTATGATGAGCTTTCCGAGGCAGGTTTTGAGCTTAAGTCCCTTGCATGCAGGCCGTTTGACAGCCCGAATTTCCGGCGTCTGCTTCTTGATATGAAAACCAGGTCTGAGCAGGTGATTGACAGGGTGAGTGAGGACTCTCTTCTTGAGGCTGGTTTTTCAACGGATGCTTCCGAGCGTGCTATTTTAACGGTTGCGAACTTTAGGAAGTTTATCGAGGAGAACAGGGATTCGGTTACAGCCCTTCAGATTATTTACAGCCGTCCGCATAAGGAGAGGCACCTGACTTTTGAGCAGATTAAGGAGCTGTCTGAGATTTTGTCAGAACCGCCTTACGGTTTTACCCCGGATAATGTCTGGGCTGCTTATGAAAAGGTGGAGAAGGATCGGGTGAGGGGTGCAAATCCTCACCGGATGCTTACCGATATTATCTCGCTTGTCCGGTTTACGATTGGCAGTGATTACTATCTTGAACCCTTCTCCGAGACGGTTGAACACCGCTTTGAGAGGTGGATTAAGGAGAGGGAGTCTGCATACGCAAAAGGGAGCACAAACGACAGCGACACAAACACAACCGGCAACAAAAGCCACACAATCAACAACACTAACAAAACAAACGAAACTAACAGAAGCGGAAAGTTCACCCCTGAACAGATGGAATGGCTCAATATTATTAAAGACCACATCAGCACAAGCATATCCATATCCCCGGATGACTTTGAGTACAATCAGCGTCTTATCCAGAAGGGCGGTTTAATCTCCGCATACCGTGCCTTCGGTGACGATTTAAACACGATTATGGCAGAATTAAATGAGGCTTTAACGGTGTGA
- a CDS encoding winged helix-turn-helix transcriptional regulator: MKILVIAVLLISFYPASAVTVEYSVQNWDEAPPVSEAKAPLAIDFWQVSPVVILAVMLTLISPVFILPAKIIIAGMGMLSLNFRRVEKKTVLDHELRGRIYDYIVRNPGVCFTEIEKNLSVNRGTLEYHLRTLRREHRIAVLIRKRRGFYFENSGRYSRDEMEMLAALRNDTDYIICEYLLQCPGSSRNDIASIIRTTCSTASWHMKRLSDSGVVFPSKEGRVVSYHLSCSAEKVLEDLRGEKAA, from the coding sequence TTGAAAATTCTGGTTATAGCTGTCCTGCTGATCTCATTTTATCCTGCATCAGCAGTTACCGTGGAGTATTCGGTCCAGAACTGGGATGAAGCACCACCTGTAAGCGAAGCAAAGGCTCCTTTGGCAATTGATTTCTGGCAGGTATCTCCGGTTGTAATCCTTGCGGTTATGCTGACCCTGATTTCTCCCGTGTTTATTCTTCCGGCAAAGATTATTATTGCAGGGATGGGTATGTTATCCTTAAATTTCCGGCGTGTTGAGAAGAAGACAGTTCTCGATCATGAACTCAGGGGTAGAATATATGATTATATTGTTAGAAATCCCGGTGTGTGTTTTACTGAAATTGAAAAAAACCTGTCAGTAAACAGGGGGACACTGGAATACCACCTGAGAACGCTCAGACGTGAGCACAGGATTGCCGTTTTGATCAGGAAAAGAAGAGGTTTTTATTTTGAAAATTCAGGTCGGTATTCGCGTGATGAGATGGAAATGCTTGCAGCACTCAGAAATGATACCGACTATATAATCTGTGAATATCTTCTGCAATGCCCCGGTTCTTCGAGAAATGATATTGCATCCATTATCAGAACAACCTGTTCTACAGCATCATGGCATATGAAGAGGCTTTCTGATTCAGGCGTTGTATTCCCCAGTAAAGAAGGCCGTGTTGTAAGTTATCACCTTTCCTGCTCTGCCGAGAAGGTTCTGGAGGATTTGAGAGGAGAAAAGGCGGCTTAA
- a CDS encoding TolB family protein — protein MMKRTAVCLIIIISLLIPSVFALELPEPVIIAKSDSAKYNSVAFDGTTVAWIEYGLNDDNTLSGSIKKFDINSGRQETVIADPSGKFSLEISGDRYVWSDQRGIFYYDDSSNLLTYLYSVNKQHSPVIDDNIIVWEEKTRNHSFLRMYDVSTGEYRDVVEESEPGHNYYLPAISGDRLVFIDKNTVTSEISLVFCNLTTKSLTDVSGMPFIYQPPAIDGDVVVWVGRYNDNYSIWMYNISSGEKRPVAPSDEYQMYPDICGNNIVWGCYGQSGQNVRDGGDIWLYDIAADVSKMISPDGENQDFPRASENYVVWTDRHGSAHDVYLFNIPGSSDIISYSGRNTGVHSSPTPFPTPDTKVRYYSKISEGKTEWYSLSPSEESDRISFEIRWKNSDDEISLSVVSPDNSIWHFSDEDDLKNDSAIRMTVSGINSGYYTKGEWTIAVTGDVISDSNSHYDICWY, from the coding sequence ATGATGAAGAGAACTGCTGTCTGCCTGATTATCATCATATCTCTTCTGATTCCATCCGTTTTTGCACTTGAACTTCCCGAACCGGTGATAATTGCCAAGAGTGACTCTGCAAAGTACAACTCCGTTGCTTTTGACGGCACGACTGTTGCATGGATTGAATATGGGCTGAATGATGACAATACACTTTCAGGCTCAATTAAAAAATTTGATATTAATTCCGGCAGACAGGAAACAGTAATTGCCGATCCTTCCGGTAAATTCAGCCTTGAGATATCGGGTGACCGCTATGTCTGGTCTGACCAGAGGGGGATATTCTATTACGATGACTCGTCAAATCTGCTCACATACCTCTATTCCGTAAATAAACAGCATTCTCCCGTCATTGATGACAACATCATCGTATGGGAGGAGAAGACCAGAAATCACTCATTTCTCAGAATGTATGATGTCTCAACCGGAGAATACAGAGATGTAGTCGAAGAGAGTGAGCCAGGCCACAATTATTACCTGCCGGCAATTTCAGGTGACAGGCTTGTCTTTATAGATAAAAACACAGTAACTTCTGAAATCAGCCTTGTTTTCTGCAATCTTACCACAAAAAGTCTGACAGATGTCTCCGGGATGCCGTTTATTTATCAGCCGCCGGCCATTGACGGTGACGTTGTGGTCTGGGTCGGACGGTATAATGATAATTATTCCATCTGGATGTACAATATATCCTCCGGGGAAAAAAGACCGGTCGCTCCATCGGATGAATACCAGATGTACCCTGATATTTGCGGAAACAATATTGTATGGGGCTGCTATGGGCAGAGCGGACAGAATGTCAGAGATGGCGGAGACATCTGGCTATATGATATTGCCGCAGATGTATCTAAGATGATCTCGCCGGATGGTGAGAATCAGGACTTTCCAAGGGCCTCTGAGAATTATGTTGTCTGGACTGACAGGCACGGAAGTGCACATGATGTTTATCTCTTCAATATCCCCGGCAGTTCCGATATTATCTCTTATTCCGGCAGGAATACCGGTGTTCACTCATCCCCGACCCCTTTTCCGACACCCGATACAAAGGTAAGATATTACAGTAAAATTTCAGAGGGCAAAACCGAGTGGTACTCGTTAAGTCCCTCTGAAGAGAGTGACAGGATTTCTTTTGAGATTAGATGGAAAAATTCAGATGATGAAATTTCCCTCTCTGTAGTAAGTCCTGACAACTCAATCTGGCATTTTTCAGACGAAGATGATCTAAAGAATGATTCTGCTATCCGGATGACAGTCTCCGGGATTAACTCCGGATATTATACAAAGGGGGAGTGGACAATTGCAGTCACCGGAGATGTCATATCAGACAGTAATTCACATTATGACATCTGCTGGTATTAA